One genomic segment of Amycolatopsis sp. WQ 127309 includes these proteins:
- a CDS encoding deoxyguanosinetriphosphate triphosphohydrolase family protein, with the protein MDHGTETDPRAARRDPVANAGGFTDLASSPFRIDRDRIAASPFFARLGGVTQVVSAGGAGLLHNRLTHSLKVAQVARAIAERITAGPEADLAAKLGGCDPDVAEAAALAHDLGHPPFGHLGEQTLDRIARHRFGLADGFEGNAQSFRIITTTDVRGPSAIGLDLTTAVRAAVLKYPWLRLHHPAPHPSEMAVPPRGAAEPEDHPGTGAAKFSAYATELDDFEQARAAFAGRVESWQQTVEASVMDTADDIAYAIHDLQDFHRIGVLQHAPVAAELGEWLLHADELAGLDDETLYAELRRPGRSLERLRRRMHAKDAWIVDDDAFAAAVARVRAELVDGLLAGAFDGSTEAEQATAAFSANWTARLVDGVFVVASPSTRAGHVTLATAQWHEVQVLKFVHRRFVLLRPDLALHQRGQAGVVASLVDALDAWLLDRDEVSRLPRRLHDLVELARAEYTGLARTAPELLVGATGEPVTGRDAVRNLARGRAVVDFVASLTDKQAVTLLDALSGRSAQPWSDSFVL; encoded by the coding sequence ATGGATCACGGCACCGAAACGGACCCCCGCGCGGCTCGACGGGACCCGGTGGCCAACGCCGGCGGGTTCACCGACCTGGCGAGCAGCCCGTTCCGGATCGACCGCGACCGGATCGCCGCGTCGCCGTTCTTCGCGCGGCTCGGCGGCGTGACGCAGGTGGTCAGCGCCGGCGGCGCCGGGCTGCTGCACAACCGGCTCACCCACAGCCTGAAGGTCGCGCAGGTCGCGCGGGCCATCGCCGAGCGGATCACCGCCGGGCCCGAAGCCGACCTGGCCGCGAAGCTGGGCGGCTGCGACCCGGACGTCGCCGAGGCCGCCGCGCTCGCGCACGACCTCGGGCACCCGCCGTTCGGGCACCTCGGCGAGCAGACGCTCGACCGCATCGCGCGCCACCGCTTCGGCCTCGCCGACGGCTTCGAGGGCAACGCGCAGTCGTTCCGCATCATCACCACGACCGACGTGCGCGGGCCGTCGGCGATCGGGCTCGACCTCACGACCGCCGTGCGCGCCGCCGTCCTCAAGTACCCGTGGCTGCGGCTGCACCACCCCGCGCCGCACCCGTCGGAGATGGCCGTCCCGCCGCGCGGCGCCGCCGAGCCGGAGGACCACCCGGGCACCGGCGCGGCCAAGTTTTCCGCCTACGCCACCGAGCTGGACGACTTCGAGCAGGCGCGCGCGGCGTTCGCCGGGCGCGTCGAGAGCTGGCAGCAGACCGTCGAGGCGTCCGTGATGGACACCGCCGACGACATCGCCTACGCCATCCACGACCTGCAGGACTTCCACCGCATCGGCGTTCTGCAGCACGCGCCGGTCGCGGCGGAGCTGGGGGAGTGGCTGCTGCACGCCGACGAGCTGGCCGGGCTCGACGACGAGACGCTCTACGCCGAGCTGCGCCGGCCGGGCCGGTCGCTGGAACGCCTGCGCCGCCGGATGCACGCCAAGGACGCGTGGATCGTCGACGACGACGCCTTCGCCGCGGCGGTCGCGCGGGTGCGCGCGGAGCTCGTCGACGGGCTGCTGGCGGGCGCCTTCGACGGCTCGACCGAGGCCGAGCAGGCAACGGCGGCGTTCTCCGCGAACTGGACCGCCCGGCTGGTCGACGGCGTGTTCGTGGTCGCGTCGCCGTCCACCCGCGCCGGTCACGTGACGCTCGCGACGGCCCAGTGGCACGAGGTCCAGGTGCTGAAGTTCGTGCACCGGCGGTTCGTGCTGCTGCGCCCGGACCTCGCGCTGCACCAGCGCGGCCAGGCCGGCGTGGTCGCGAGCCTGGTCGACGCGCTCGACGCCTGGCTGCTGGACCGTGACGAGGTCTCCCGCCTCCCGCGCCGCCTGCACGACCTGGTCGAGCTGGCCCGCGCCGAGTACACGGGCCTGGCCCGCACCGCGCCGGAACTGCTTGTCGGCGCCACGGGCGAGCCGGTGACCGGCCGGGACGCGGTGCGCAACCTCGCGCGCGGCCGGGCGGTGGTGGACTTCGTGGCCTCGTTGACGGACAAGCAGGCGGTGACCCTTTTGGACGCTTTGTCCGGCCGGTCGGCCCAACCGTGGTCGGACTCGTTCGTCCTCTGA
- a CDS encoding glycosyltransferase 87 family protein yields MRFFTAPAHSPGPGPLKWDLGFYLACLAFALPTALVSEFYGYRVWGNFATAAYGFGALHSGRLLLSARTGRTPRGVLGSRWCGIAAVALLAMILPLAVLVIRRLTGVDWLITPISWAAQPEVWVIERSADLLLHHGTPYVDVTALGRPPVVNDYTPYGPVMTVFGLPRALFGGTPLTDALTDARWMFALAACACVLGTLKLLKWPKVPVGAAQLALACPLTALTWAVAGPDLAIVGLLVLACALAATGRGAWSGVVLALVVSAKLIVAPAAAVLAVFVLVRGKKRLDWPALARFATALVATTAVLHLPVYLVDPAAFVEHVFRFPLGMGVVRSPAASPLPGHLIAETGAIGQVAAFVLVGAAAVAMLVWLVRRPPANGSGALLRIAVGLGALILLTPATRYGYLVYPLVLLGAYLAFRVAEEPAATVPTAPPAQQSSPTSS; encoded by the coding sequence GTGCGGTTCTTCACGGCACCGGCCCACTCCCCCGGCCCCGGCCCGCTGAAGTGGGATCTGGGGTTCTACCTGGCCTGCCTGGCTTTCGCGCTGCCGACCGCGCTCGTCTCCGAGTTCTACGGCTACCGCGTCTGGGGCAACTTCGCGACGGCCGCGTACGGCTTCGGCGCCCTGCACAGCGGCCGGCTGCTGCTGTCCGCACGCACGGGCCGTACGCCGCGCGGCGTACTCGGTTCCCGCTGGTGCGGGATCGCCGCGGTCGCCCTGTTGGCCATGATCCTTCCGTTGGCAGTCCTCGTGATTCGCCGACTGACCGGAGTGGACTGGCTGATCACGCCGATCTCGTGGGCCGCCCAGCCCGAGGTCTGGGTGATCGAGCGGTCCGCGGATCTGCTGCTGCACCACGGAACCCCGTACGTCGACGTCACCGCGCTCGGCCGCCCGCCCGTGGTAAACGATTACACGCCCTACGGTCCGGTGATGACGGTCTTCGGCCTGCCGCGGGCGCTGTTCGGCGGCACCCCGCTGACCGACGCGCTCACCGACGCCCGCTGGATGTTCGCCCTCGCGGCCTGCGCGTGCGTGCTGGGCACGCTGAAACTGCTGAAGTGGCCGAAAGTCCCGGTCGGGGCCGCGCAGCTCGCGCTGGCCTGCCCGCTGACCGCGCTCACCTGGGCCGTCGCCGGCCCGGACCTGGCGATCGTCGGACTCCTGGTGCTCGCGTGCGCACTCGCCGCCACCGGCCGGGGTGCCTGGTCGGGAGTCGTGCTCGCGCTGGTCGTCAGCGCGAAGCTGATCGTCGCACCCGCGGCCGCGGTCCTGGCGGTGTTCGTGCTGGTACGCGGGAAGAAACGCCTCGACTGGCCCGCGCTCGCGCGGTTCGCCACCGCGCTGGTGGCCACGACGGCCGTGCTGCACCTGCCGGTGTACCTGGTGGACCCGGCGGCGTTCGTGGAGCACGTCTTCCGGTTCCCGCTCGGGATGGGTGTCGTGCGGTCACCCGCGGCGAGCCCGTTGCCGGGCCACCTGATCGCCGAAACCGGGGCGATCGGCCAGGTGGCGGCCTTCGTGCTGGTCGGCGCCGCGGCCGTGGCGATGCTGGTCTGGCTGGTGCGCCGGCCCCCCGCGAACGGCTCCGGCGCACTCCTGCGCATCGCCGTCGGACTCGGCGCGTTGATCCTGCTGACCCCGGCCACCCGCTACGGCTACCTGGTGTACCCCCTGGTCCTGCTCGGGGCGTACCTGGCGTTCCGCGTGGCCGAGGAGCCTGCTGCGACAGTTCCCACTGCGCCCCCCGCGCAGCAGTCCTCGCCTACTTCTTCTTGA
- a CDS encoding SRPBCC family protein, whose amino-acid sequence MIDSSHQISAVRRTLGDRVIDAKDARVLTISQVYDTDVDDLWDACTNAERIPRWFLPVSGELKLGGHYQLEGNASGTVERCEPPHSFAATWEFGDTVSWIEVRLTPEGAGTRFELEHVAHVDDRWDEFGPGAVGVGWDGMLVGLVLHLADPGKAVDPEAAMAWMMSPSGIEFMTASSEAWYQADVAAGADPVNARAAADRTLAAYTTPPEA is encoded by the coding sequence GTGATCGACTCCAGCCACCAGATCAGCGCCGTCCGCCGGACGCTCGGCGACCGGGTGATCGACGCGAAGGACGCCCGCGTCCTGACCATCAGCCAGGTCTACGACACCGACGTCGACGACCTCTGGGACGCCTGCACGAACGCCGAGCGCATCCCGCGCTGGTTCCTGCCGGTCAGCGGCGAGCTGAAGCTCGGCGGGCACTACCAGCTGGAGGGCAACGCGAGCGGCACGGTCGAGCGCTGCGAGCCGCCGCACAGCTTCGCCGCGACGTGGGAGTTCGGCGACACCGTCAGCTGGATCGAGGTGCGGCTGACGCCGGAGGGCGCGGGCACGCGGTTCGAGCTGGAGCACGTCGCGCACGTCGACGACCGCTGGGACGAGTTCGGCCCGGGCGCGGTCGGCGTCGGCTGGGACGGCATGCTGGTCGGCCTGGTCCTGCACCTGGCCGACCCCGGCAAGGCCGTCGACCCGGAAGCGGCGATGGCCTGGATGATGTCGCCGTCGGGCATCGAGTTCATGACGGCGTCGAGCGAAGCCTGGTACCAGGCCGACGTCGCGGCGGGCGCCGACCCGGTCAACGCCCGCGCGGCCGCCGACCGCACCCTGGCGGCGTACACGACCCCGCCGGAGGCCTAA
- a CDS encoding ABC-F family ATP-binding cassette domain-containing protein, whose translation MITATGLELRAGSRILLDGVSIRIQPGDRIGLVGRNGAGKTTSLKVLAGEGEAHAGEVRRTGELGYLPQDPREGDLSVTAKDRVLSARGLDKLMRDMEKAQTAMAELVDDAQRDKAINRYARLEERFSSQGGYAAESEAARICSNLGLADRVLSQTLGTLSGGQRRRVELARILFAAAEAGAGGKSETILLLDEPTNHLDADSITWLRTFLKQHDGGLVVISHDVELLADVVNKVWFLDATRSELDLYNMGWQRYLDARATDEKRRRRERANAEKKASALQQQAAKLGAKATKAVAAKNMARRAEQMLSALDETRHADKVARIKFPEPAPCGRTPLTAEGLSKSYGSLEIFTGVDLAVDRGSKVVVLGLNGAGKTTLLRLLGGMETPDTGGVVPGHGMRLGYYAQEHETLDHDASVWENIRHLAPDTGAQELRNLLGSFLFTGEQLDQAAGTLSGGEKTRLALAGLVSSAANVLLLDEPTNNLDPASRAQVLDALRSFSGAVILVTHDPGAVEALEPERVILLPDGTEDHWSADYLELVQLA comes from the coding sequence TTGATCACGGCCACCGGCCTTGAGCTGCGCGCGGGTTCGCGCATCCTGCTCGACGGCGTCAGCATCCGCATCCAGCCCGGCGACCGCATCGGCCTCGTCGGCCGCAACGGCGCGGGCAAGACCACCTCGCTGAAGGTCCTCGCCGGCGAAGGCGAGGCGCACGCGGGCGAGGTCCGCCGCACCGGCGAGCTCGGCTACCTGCCGCAGGACCCGCGCGAAGGCGACCTGTCGGTCACCGCGAAGGACCGCGTGCTGTCCGCGCGCGGCCTCGACAAGCTGATGCGCGACATGGAAAAGGCGCAGACCGCGATGGCGGAGCTGGTCGACGACGCCCAGCGCGACAAGGCGATCAACCGCTACGCCCGGCTCGAGGAGCGGTTCTCCTCGCAGGGCGGGTACGCCGCCGAGAGCGAGGCCGCGCGCATCTGCTCGAACCTCGGCCTCGCCGACCGGGTGCTCTCCCAGACGCTGGGGACGCTCTCGGGTGGGCAGCGCCGCCGCGTCGAGCTGGCGCGGATCCTGTTCGCCGCGGCCGAAGCGGGCGCCGGCGGCAAGTCCGAGACGATCCTGCTGCTCGACGAGCCGACCAACCACCTCGACGCCGACTCGATCACCTGGCTGCGCACCTTCCTCAAGCAGCACGACGGCGGTTTGGTCGTCATCAGCCACGACGTCGAGCTGCTCGCCGACGTCGTCAACAAGGTGTGGTTCCTCGACGCCACCCGCAGCGAGCTCGACCTGTACAACATGGGCTGGCAGCGGTACCTGGACGCGCGCGCCACCGACGAGAAGCGCCGCCGCCGCGAGCGCGCCAACGCCGAGAAGAAGGCGTCGGCGTTGCAGCAGCAGGCCGCGAAGCTCGGCGCGAAGGCGACGAAGGCCGTGGCGGCCAAGAACATGGCGCGCCGCGCGGAGCAGATGCTGTCCGCACTGGACGAGACCCGGCACGCCGACAAGGTCGCCCGGATCAAGTTCCCGGAACCCGCGCCCTGCGGCCGCACGCCGCTCACCGCGGAGGGGCTGTCGAAGTCCTACGGCTCGCTCGAAATCTTCACCGGCGTCGACCTCGCCGTCGACCGCGGGTCCAAGGTGGTCGTGCTCGGGCTGAACGGTGCCGGAAAGACCACTTTGCTCCGGCTCCTCGGCGGAATGGAAACGCCGGACACCGGCGGGGTCGTCCCGGGTCACGGAATGCGTTTGGGCTATTACGCACAGGAACACGAAACTCTTGATCATGATGCGTCGGTGTGGGAAAACATCCGACATCTCGCTCCGGACACCGGCGCGCAGGAGTTGCGGAACCTGCTCGGTTCGTTCCTCTTCACCGGCGAACAACTCGACCAGGCCGCCGGCACCCTTTCCGGCGGCGAGAAGACCCGGCTCGCCCTGGCCGGCCTGGTCTCCAGCGCTGCCAACGTGTTGCTGCTCGACGAGCCCACGAACAACCTCGACCCGGCCAGCCGCGCCCAGGTCCTGGATGCTTTGCGCAGTTTCTCCGGCGCCGTGATCCTGGTGACGCACGACCCGGGCGCGGTCGAGGCCCTGGAGCCGGAGCGGGTCATCCTGTTGCCCGACGGCACCGAGGACCATTGGTCGGCCGACTATCTGGAACTTGTCCAGCTTGCGTGA
- a CDS encoding helix-turn-helix domain-containing protein, which yields MADLKKGARITGNTRDKLAADLKKKYEKGSSIRALAESTGRSYGFVHRVLSESGVQLRGRGGATRVKKK from the coding sequence GTGGCTGATCTCAAGAAAGGCGCGCGGATCACCGGCAACACGCGCGACAAGCTGGCCGCTGACCTCAAGAAGAAATACGAGAAGGGCTCGAGCATCCGGGCGCTCGCGGAGTCCACGGGCCGGTCCTACGGGTTCGTCCACCGGGTGCTCTCGGAGTCCGGGGTCCAGCTGCGGGGGCGCGGTGGGGCCACCAGGGTCAAGAAGAAGTAG
- a CDS encoding S8 family serine peptidase, whose translation MLTAGAAALLAALGLVSPPAAGAATTSTPDTFTATAQQQIAALQAVKAGKTGAESKVDSKLLVAEKGVGKQLNALQSGAAVSNTGTVLVDIRATKVSPDLISGLTKAGAGIRAVSDRYGSIRAEVPLAAVSAIAARGDVKRVEQADQALTARELATPATTPGKAAETKQQKAARISGELQKALTSKTQQRSAAAAATLTSQGDRAHNADIARQQFGVTGVGVKACALSDGVDSLATSQAKGELPPNVDVIAGQEGDGDEGTAMLEIIHDLAPNAALGFASAFNSDASFADNIRKLRFESHCDVIVDDVIYFKESPFQDWIIAQAVNDVTANGALYFSSAGNEGNVLDGTAGHWEGDFVDSGKSVGKFAGVAHNFAGAAGNQIYEPLSDASSAGVPVTLHWSDPLGASSNDYDLYLLNSAGAVVDFSQDVQDGTQDPFEILQTPAFGGTGLRLAVVKFSGEGRYLSLSALRGRFKDSADGLKAYNTPGVTVGHSAARDAFSVAATPAAAAFGRPLEPGDPANPTGPFPGSFSSTSKAERFSSDGPRRVFYEADGTPITPGNVSSTGGEVRNKPEITAADGVQTSVTGFSPFFGTSAAAPHAGAIAALVLSGNPGLPPAEVREALINTAVDIETPGRDNVTGSGVILADKVLAYTGASPQPLAVAKQPTVTPTDGGSSLDPGDTAKVTLPVTNDGDGAAVSTSVVLTSPTPGVTVAPRSKSYGTISPGQTGVNDFTITVPASQQLGVPVVLNAKVTFAGAHSPTTSTFSLPVGTPSPVAQDFAYTGAPVAIPDNSPVGASVTIPVTGVGRAAKVSFSVDGTTCSTDPLSTAVGLNHSYVGDLVGSLTSPSGAKATVFQRNGGSGKNLCKVVFADDAAVAFSTVTSANAPFTGSYKPANALGSLAGAVVDGTWTFGVVDAAGGDVGSIRSVALHINGFVQPAAAGRPSNVHGATNNGPVHPQ comes from the coding sequence GTGCTCACGGCCGGAGCGGCGGCGTTGCTCGCCGCGCTCGGTCTGGTGTCGCCGCCCGCCGCGGGCGCCGCCACCACGTCCACACCGGACACTTTCACCGCCACCGCGCAGCAGCAGATCGCCGCGCTCCAGGCCGTCAAGGCCGGGAAGACCGGGGCCGAGTCCAAAGTAGACAGCAAGCTGCTCGTCGCCGAGAAGGGCGTGGGGAAGCAGCTGAACGCACTGCAGTCCGGGGCCGCTGTCTCGAACACCGGGACGGTGCTGGTCGACATCCGCGCGACCAAGGTCTCCCCGGACCTCATCTCCGGGCTCACCAAGGCCGGGGCGGGTATCCGCGCGGTGTCCGACCGGTACGGCAGCATCCGGGCCGAGGTGCCGCTGGCCGCCGTCAGCGCGATCGCCGCCCGCGGCGACGTCAAGCGCGTCGAGCAGGCCGACCAGGCCCTGACCGCCCGCGAACTGGCCACCCCCGCGACGACGCCGGGCAAGGCCGCCGAGACCAAGCAGCAGAAGGCCGCCCGCATCTCGGGTGAGCTGCAGAAGGCCCTGACGAGCAAGACCCAGCAGCGCAGCGCCGCCGCGGCCGCCACGCTGACCAGCCAGGGCGACCGCGCGCACAACGCCGACATCGCCCGCCAGCAGTTCGGCGTCACCGGCGTCGGCGTCAAGGCGTGCGCCCTGTCGGACGGCGTCGACTCGCTGGCCACCTCGCAGGCCAAGGGTGAGCTGCCGCCGAACGTCGACGTCATCGCCGGGCAGGAGGGCGACGGCGACGAGGGCACCGCGATGCTCGAGATCATCCACGACCTCGCGCCCAACGCCGCGCTCGGCTTCGCGTCGGCGTTCAACTCCGACGCCAGCTTCGCGGACAACATCCGCAAGCTCCGCTTCGAGTCGCACTGCGACGTCATCGTCGACGACGTCATCTACTTCAAGGAAAGCCCGTTCCAGGACTGGATCATCGCCCAGGCCGTGAACGACGTGACGGCCAACGGCGCGCTGTACTTCTCTTCGGCGGGCAACGAGGGCAACGTCCTCGACGGCACCGCCGGGCACTGGGAAGGCGACTTCGTCGACTCGGGCAAGTCGGTCGGCAAGTTCGCCGGTGTCGCGCACAACTTCGCCGGCGCGGCGGGCAACCAGATCTACGAGCCCCTCTCCGACGCGTCCTCGGCCGGCGTGCCGGTGACGCTGCACTGGTCGGACCCGCTCGGCGCCTCGTCGAACGACTACGACCTCTACCTGCTGAACTCGGCGGGCGCGGTCGTGGACTTCAGCCAGGACGTCCAGGACGGCACCCAGGACCCGTTCGAGATCCTGCAGACGCCGGCGTTCGGCGGCACGGGCCTGCGCCTGGCCGTCGTGAAGTTCTCCGGTGAAGGCCGTTACCTGTCGCTGTCCGCGCTGCGCGGGCGGTTCAAGGACTCGGCGGACGGCCTCAAGGCCTACAACACCCCGGGCGTGACGGTCGGCCACTCGGCCGCGCGCGACGCCTTCAGCGTGGCCGCCACCCCGGCGGCCGCGGCGTTCGGCCGGCCCCTCGAGCCGGGTGACCCGGCCAACCCGACCGGTCCGTTCCCGGGCTCGTTCAGCAGCACCTCCAAGGCCGAGCGGTTCAGCTCCGACGGCCCGCGGCGTGTGTTCTACGAGGCCGACGGCACCCCGATCACCCCGGGCAACGTCTCCTCGACCGGTGGTGAGGTCCGGAACAAGCCGGAGATCACCGCGGCCGACGGCGTCCAGACCAGCGTGACCGGCTTCAGCCCGTTCTTCGGTACGTCGGCCGCCGCGCCGCACGCCGGGGCCATCGCGGCGCTGGTGCTCTCGGGCAACCCCGGCCTGCCGCCGGCGGAGGTCCGCGAAGCGCTGATCAACACCGCCGTCGACATCGAGACCCCGGGCCGCGACAACGTCACCGGCTCGGGCGTCATCCTCGCCGACAAGGTGCTCGCCTACACCGGCGCCAGCCCGCAGCCGCTCGCCGTGGCCAAGCAGCCGACGGTCACCCCGACCGACGGCGGCTCGTCGCTCGACCCGGGCGACACCGCCAAGGTGACCCTGCCGGTGACCAACGACGGTGACGGCGCCGCCGTCTCCACCAGCGTCGTGCTCACCAGCCCGACCCCGGGCGTGACCGTGGCGCCGCGCTCGAAGTCCTACGGCACCATCAGCCCGGGACAGACCGGCGTCAACGACTTCACCATCACCGTCCCGGCGAGCCAGCAGCTCGGCGTGCCGGTGGTGCTGAACGCCAAGGTCACCTTCGCCGGCGCGCACTCGCCGACGACGTCGACGTTCTCGCTCCCGGTCGGCACCCCGTCGCCGGTCGCGCAGGACTTCGCCTACACCGGCGCGCCGGTGGCGATCCCGGACAACAGCCCGGTCGGCGCTTCGGTGACCATCCCGGTCACCGGGGTCGGCCGCGCCGCGAAGGTGTCGTTCTCCGTGGACGGCACCACCTGCAGCACCGACCCGCTCTCGACGGCGGTCGGCCTGAACCACTCCTACGTCGGTGACCTGGTCGGCTCGCTGACCTCGCCGTCCGGGGCCAAGGCCACGGTGTTCCAGCGCAACGGCGGTTCGGGCAAGAACCTGTGCAAGGTCGTGTTCGCCGACGACGCGGCGGTCGCGTTCAGCACGGTGACGTCGGCCAACGCGCCGTTCACCGGCTCGTACAAGCCGGCGAACGCCCTCGGTAGCCTGGCCGGGGCCGTCGTCGACGGCACCTGGACGTTCGGGGTGGTCGACGCGGCCGGCGGCGACGTCGGCTCGATCCGCTCGGTCGCCCTGCACATCAACGGATTCGTCCAGCCGGCCGCCGCCGGCCGGCCGTCGAACGTGCACGGCGCGACGAACAACGGGCCGGTGCACCCGCAGTAA
- a CDS encoding LLM class flavin-dependent oxidoreductase yields MTTVGLKPPQQHIGVTALREIWAIADDGGFDGCWVFDHLAPMGPDRTGDIFDGWTLLAAMAEATKRVRIGCLVSGNTNRHPGTFAKLATTVDHLSGGRLDVGLGAGGDVLTDTMMGTPTPPALERVERLAEACEILRLLWTRPVTDFAGKHYTLTGALGDPKPVQPHPPLWLGSSGEKRGLRVVAEYADVWLNAALPGTEIVELRRLSSVLDRHCADVGRDPAEIRRAVQFRLPSDADSALRLAESYVAAGFTELVLMPTGHADVVRASEEAAKLLPRLRDLG; encoded by the coding sequence ATGACCACCGTGGGCCTCAAGCCACCCCAGCAGCACATCGGCGTCACCGCGCTGCGCGAGATCTGGGCGATCGCCGACGACGGCGGGTTCGACGGCTGCTGGGTGTTCGACCACCTCGCCCCGATGGGCCCGGACCGCACCGGCGACATCTTCGACGGCTGGACCCTGCTGGCCGCGATGGCCGAGGCGACGAAGCGCGTGCGGATCGGCTGCCTGGTCTCCGGCAACACCAACCGGCACCCGGGCACGTTCGCGAAGCTCGCCACGACCGTCGACCACCTCTCGGGCGGCCGGCTCGACGTCGGCCTCGGCGCGGGCGGCGACGTCCTGACCGACACGATGATGGGCACCCCGACGCCGCCGGCGCTCGAACGCGTCGAACGGCTCGCCGAAGCCTGCGAAATCCTCCGTCTGTTGTGGACGCGCCCGGTGACGGACTTCGCCGGGAAGCACTACACCCTCACCGGCGCGCTCGGCGATCCGAAACCGGTGCAGCCGCATCCGCCGCTGTGGCTGGGCAGCAGCGGCGAAAAGCGCGGCCTGCGCGTGGTCGCCGAATACGCTGACGTCTGGCTCAACGCGGCACTTCCCGGCACCGAAATCGTCGAACTGCGACGGCTTTCGTCGGTGCTCGACCGCCATTGCGCGGATGTCGGCCGTGACCCGGCGGAAATCCGCCGGGCCGTTCAGTTCCGGCTGCCGTCCGATGCGGACAGTGCGCTGCGGCTCGCGGAGAGCTACGTCGCGGCGGGGTTCACCGAACTCGTCCTGATGCCGACGGGCCACGCCGACGTCGTCCGCGCGTCCGAGGAAGCCGCGAAACTGCTTCCCCGCCTGCGCGACCTCGGCTGA
- a CDS encoding helix-turn-helix transcriptional regulator translates to MHAFDVLGDPVRRRILELLADGERAAGAVTEVIRAEFGISQPAVSQHLKVLRDNGFALVRQEGTRRLYAVGHEPLRDVDVWLDRFRRSWTPHLDALATEIARGKRARRLREEEGDSP, encoded by the coding sequence GTGCACGCGTTCGACGTCCTCGGCGACCCGGTCCGCCGCCGCATCCTCGAGCTGCTGGCCGACGGCGAGCGGGCCGCCGGCGCGGTGACCGAGGTGATCCGGGCCGAGTTCGGCATCTCGCAGCCCGCGGTGTCCCAGCACCTGAAAGTGCTGCGGGACAACGGCTTCGCGCTCGTCCGCCAGGAGGGCACGCGCCGGCTGTACGCGGTCGGGCACGAGCCGCTGCGCGACGTCGACGTCTGGCTCGACCGGTTCCGCCGGTCCTGGACCCCGCACCTCGACGCCCTGGCCACCGAAATCGCCCGCGGCAAGCGCGCCCGGCGCCTCCGCGAAGAAGAAGGAGACTCTCCGTGA
- a CDS encoding PASTA domain-containing protein, with translation MSRPLTAAFVVLALGLTACGVPPGDPGRTTTPSTPAAPTSAKLIKVPDVSGMNHQDAQNAMQKAGLYNLREVDGTGQGRALLIDRNWVQTGQDPAPGTEVQPDAVITLTAVKTTER, from the coding sequence ATGTCCCGTCCGCTGACCGCGGCTTTTGTCGTCCTCGCCCTCGGCCTGACGGCGTGCGGCGTGCCTCCGGGCGACCCGGGCCGCACCACCACGCCCTCGACGCCGGCGGCTCCGACGTCCGCCAAGCTGATCAAGGTCCCGGACGTCTCCGGCATGAACCACCAGGACGCCCAGAACGCGATGCAGAAGGCCGGCCTCTACAACCTGCGCGAGGTCGACGGCACCGGCCAGGGCCGCGCGCTGCTGATCGACCGCAACTGGGTCCAGACGGGCCAGGACCCGGCGCCGGGCACCGAGGTCCAGCCCGACGCGGTGATCACCTTGACGGCGGTCAAGACCACGGAGCGTTAG
- a CDS encoding acVLRF1 family peptidyl-tRNA hydrolase, with product MAKAREVAGGGRAVTVPPERLAGWFARFAQRHDGVVTTEATPAEVRVVAGDGTTAIATVPFGLLVAPSLEGLVAHALVPRRIALLLVRLGSHSVGVSFDGRIEVSRTGRHLVHGRSAAGGWSQQRFARRREGQARHALQAAARDAAEVLVPRLSEVDAVVLGGDRRALDELREDRRLAPLFARAEPRVLELGEPRRSVLEDAAARALEVEITLRDG from the coding sequence GTGGCGAAGGCACGGGAAGTCGCGGGTGGCGGGCGCGCGGTGACGGTCCCGCCGGAACGCCTGGCCGGCTGGTTCGCCCGGTTCGCGCAGCGGCACGACGGCGTCGTGACGACCGAAGCCACGCCCGCCGAGGTCCGGGTGGTCGCGGGCGACGGCACCACCGCGATCGCGACCGTCCCTTTCGGACTCCTCGTCGCGCCGTCGCTCGAAGGCCTCGTCGCGCACGCGCTGGTGCCGCGGCGGATCGCGCTTCTGCTGGTGCGGCTCGGCAGTCACAGCGTCGGCGTTTCCTTCGACGGCCGGATCGAGGTCTCGCGCACCGGCCGCCACCTCGTGCACGGCCGGTCCGCGGCCGGCGGCTGGTCGCAGCAGCGCTTCGCCCGGCGTCGTGAAGGCCAGGCGCGTCACGCACTGCAGGCGGCCGCGCGGGACGCGGCCGAGGTGCTCGTCCCGCGACTGTCCGAAGTGGACGCCGTCGTGCTCGGCGGCGACCGGCGGGCCCTCGACGAGCTGCGCGAGGACCGCCGTCTGGCGCCGCTGTTCGCCCGCGCGGAACCGCGCGTGCTGGAACTCGGCGAACCGCGGCGCAGCGTCCTGGAAGACGCCGCCGCGCGGGCCCTCGAAGTGGAGATCACGCTGCGCGACGGGTGA